One window of the Cryptococcus gattii WM276 chromosome E, complete sequence genome contains the following:
- a CDS encoding XAP-5-like protein (Similar to TIGR gene model, INSD accession AAW43901.1) encodes MSGPPEESRRHLILAKQREKEAAEHQRQKDALLKESQRDHTADRFVGVSENLDERLIKTTVGLVTLSDFKKTKGDLEEQQRKLAAQVQLEKTASAAKIKKARKKERTSKLSFADEEDGNEDEISTGGAKRSRENEGDAHVRKKFMKNPEVDTSFLPDRNRELQEAEERERLRKEWLAQQEQIKAESIEITYSYWDGSGHRKTVECKKGDDIATFLSKCRQQFPELRGTSVENLMYIKEDLIIPHHYTFYDFIINKARGKSGPLFNFDVHDDVRLIQDATVEKDESHAGKVVERSWYNRFKHIFPASRWEVYDPDKNYGSYRIA; translated from the exons ATGTCCGGACCACCAGAGGAAAGCCGTAGGCATCTCATCCTGGCGAAACAGCGAGAAAAGGAGGCT GCTGAACATCAGCGTCAAAAAGACGCATTGCTGAAG GAATCGCAAAGAGACCATACTGCTGATCGCTTTGTTGGCGTCTCTGAGAATCTGGATGAACGTCTCATCAAGACAACAGTTGGTTTAGTCACCCTTTCAGATTTCAAGAAAACAAAAGGCGATTTAGAAGAGCAACAGCGTAAGCTGGCTGCTCAGGTGCAGTTAGAAAAAAC TGCCTCTGCCGCTAAGATAAAAAAagcaaggaagaaagaaagaacATCTAAGCTATCCTTTGCagatgaggaggatggaaatgaagatgagatcTCGACGGGAGGAGCAAAAAGGTCCAGAGAAAATGAAG GTGACGCACACGTTAGGAAGAAGTTCATGAAAAACCCTGAGGTGGACACCTCTTTCCTGCCAGATAGAAACCGAGAATTGCAGGAGGCCGAGGAACGGGAAAGACTCCGCAAAGAGTGGCTAGCGCAGCAAGAACAAATTAAGGCAGAGTCAATTGAGATTACTTACTCATACTGGGATGGCAGCGGTCACCGAAAGACCGTCGAG TGTAAAAAAGGAGACGACATCGCCACATTTCTATCTAAATGCCGTCAACAATTTCCAGAATTGCGCGGGACTAGTGTAGAGAATCTCATGTACATCAAG GAAGATCTAATCATACCACAT CATTACACTTTTTACGACTTCATCATAAACAAAGCACGAGGGAAATCTGGGCCtcttttcaacttcgaCGTACATGATGATGTCCGTCTCATACAAGACGCCACTGTCGAGAAAGATGAG TCTCACGCAGGCAAAGTTGTGGAGAGATCGTGGTATAATCGCTTCAAACAT ATATTTCCCGCATCTAGATGGGAG GTTTATGACCCCGACAAGAACTATGGCTCCTAT CGGATCGCCTGA
- a CDS encoding Hypothetical Protein (Similar to TIGR gene model, INSD accession AAW43904.1) has protein sequence MQDITQWFFKECDGLLWGELVKPSALTMMDAMKAIQLLDPKMDTGILTNFKSPYTFRPEDRLIPEELCWIMDNMTALEISWYRGATLCQSVYTCLYYHNLHLTDPSFVTRQLTQEDLLLSQILRAYLLLYCKTIDLVYTELAKGNIIEGEDCWLDHYGLPIKVNDDVEAIIEFANETLVWLENVKTNPLDGFGDQMINRLVFRRNYLRYLDCATSVDISLEQTLLVMQMVAQDTCPSAIQPSEITRLGFDPKVPSYLRQSMPLPEFRQPTFKQSWECMMNMIEELLHVERLMATGDWIQWKSRFTAFCYESHQGNRNIDRLVREAILYECGNRNEVVTMLGTLDGMADAPNMQQLKTWRALITKDILMDLIVPLHNPPRQRRNLISLSTQLQHRTMTGNRLATQYGFSPIVASVLEIFRLDCLLEAALSAIGLNLIHFSEEREVWWWISEIATTRASAPVASLSFKAIWAQTWAYIASAMQNLLILVPLPFDDSALSKPRFVLRHKHLVHATHATGDSTTNIDLIPKYEKWISQRRQLDRKQGSCGLKEVAKLFREARESLGGLLLQQTRNLRAASRIVSLQQALEHNIRLIDKLGTEQNLMWDLKMNDREGRWIMLLLATNTASLNE, from the exons ATGCAGGATATCACTCAGTGGTTTTTTAAGGAGTGTGACG GCCTATTATGGGGCGAGTTAGTCAAGCCTTCAGCCCTCACGATGATGGATGCCATGAAAGCTATCCAA CTGCTGGATCCCAAAATGGACACTGGCATCCTTACCAACTTCAAATCACCATATACGTTTCGTCCTGAAGATCGTCTCATACCTGAAGAACTTTGTTGGATCATGGATAATATGACAGCCCTTGAA ATATCATGGTATCGAGGAGCAACACTCTGCCAGTCTGTTTACACTTGTCTCTATTATCACAACTTGCATTTGACAGATCCGTCATTCGTGACAAGACAATTAACGCAGGAAGACCTGCTTTTATCTCAGATATTACGCGCTTACCTGTTACTTTATTGCAAAACTATTGATCTGGTGTATACGGAACTCGCCAAGGGAAATATCAtagaaggagaagattgcTGGTTGGATCACTATGGACTACCAATCAAGGTGAACGACGACGTCGAAGCAATAATCGAATTTGCAAATGAGACTCTTGTATGGTTGGAAAATGTGAAAACAAACC CGCTAGATGGTTTTGGTGATCAAATGATAAACCGATTGGTTTTCCGAAGA AACTATCTCCGATATCTCGACTGCGCCACGTCGGTCGATATCAGCCTGGAACAAACTCTGTTGGTCATGCAAATGGTAGCTCAAGATACTTGCCCATCAGCCATTCAACCTTCCGAAATTACGAGATTGGGTTTTGATCCGAAAGTACCTTCTTACCTGCGCCAAAGTATGCCCCTACCCGAATTCCGGCAACCGACATTCAAACAGTCTTGGGAATGTATGATGAACATGATAGAAGAACTTTTGCACGTTGAGCGTCTCATGGCTACAGGAGATTGGATACAATGGAAG AGTAGATTCACGGCTTTCTGTTATGAATCGCATCAAGGCAACCGTAATATTGATCGTCTTGTTAGAGAAGCCATATTGTACGAATGTGGTAATAGAAACGAAGTTGTGACGATGCTAGGCACGCTTGATGGTATGGCTGATGCTCCCAATATGCAACAACTCAAAACGTGGAGAGCTCTGATAACAAAG GATATATTGATGGACCTGATTGTGCCTCTGCATAATCCACCGCGCCAGCGCCGGAACTTGATTTCACTTTCCACACAATTGCAACATCGGACGATGACGGGCAATCGTCTTGCGACTCAATATGGGTTCTCTCCCATAGTAGCTTCGGTATTGGAAATTTTTCGACTTGATTGTTTGCTTGAAGCAGCATTATCAGCTATTGGATTGAACCTAATTCATTTTTcggaagaaagagaagtCTGGTGGTGGATATCAGAGATTGCAACTACTCGAGCATCTGCACCTGTCGCGTCATTGTCTTTCAAAGCAATTTGGGCTCAAACCTGGGCCTACATAGCGTCCGCTATGCAAAAT CTTTTAATTCTGGTGCCTTTGCCATTTGACGATTCTGCTCTATCAAAACCTCGATTTGTCCTTCGTCATAAGCATCTTGTACATGCCACCCATGCAACAGGTGATTCAACTACAAATATCGACTTGATTCCTAAATATGAGAAGTGGATCTCACAGCGCAGACAATTAGATAGGAAACAA GGCTCTTGCGGGTTGAAGGAAGTTGCCAAACTTTTCAGAGAGGCACGAGAATCTCTCGGCGGTTTGCTACTGCAACAGACACGTAATCTAAGGGCCGCAAGTCGCATTGTT TCTTTACAACAAGCACTGGAACACAATATCCGACTAATTGATAAATTGGGGACTGAACAAAATCTGATGTGGGATTTGAAGATGAACGATCGAGAGGGTCGGTGGATTATGCTGTTGCTGGCCACTAATACTGCATCTTTGAACGAGTGA
- a CDS encoding tRNA-dihydrouridine(20) synthase (NAD(+)) (Similar to TIGR gene model, INSD accession AAW43902.1), with amino-acid sequence MSKLFRSIRLFSRPYLQPSCSAFPISSTKMVSGTTRGASPASEFEHQSKRPRLEAEDTQIANPSGIDVQSSFSIVSDCNDSIMSENELVEEQMRLPIEYTRSYNNEINYKNKLVLAPMVRTGSLPMRLLSLYYGAGLVWSPEVVDKAIIGAERSVDPVTGVITYHKGQGPIFSTHPAEKPFLIFQIGSSNPELAVKAAQTVQQDVAGIDLNCGCPKPFSTHAGMGAALLSTPELLLDILRALLDSIPLPISCKIRLLPTQPSTLYLASRIIRTGIRNLTVHCRTRQMRPGERALWERLGSIVDLGKRRGISVICNGDGEGWSNWERIKNETGADSVMLARSAERNPSVFLPSGPLNTVTDVIPKLLALSDYLKNPWGNTKFLLMQFKPSPPPLSNMSKAERKRIADILSQSKSTQEAAVGLDISLASGDQLFKEIRSKIDVESNRDIWQARCEVELTNSGDIEGKDTVEEEAIVDGFEVGVGPAQQQKTTMCP; translated from the exons ATGAGCAAATTATTCAGATCAATCCGATTATTTTCTCGACCATACCTGCAACCTTCCTGTTCAGCTTTCCCCATTTCTTCAACAAAAATGGTATCCGGAACAACCCGTGGTGCCTCACCAGCCTCTGAGTTTGAGCATCAGAGCAAACGTCCCAGATTGGAAGCGGAGGACACACAAATAGCGAATCCCTCGGGCATTGATGTTCAAAGCTCATTCAGCATCGTTAGCGATTGTAACGATTCTATCATGTCAGAAAATGAATTGGTTGAAGAGCAAATGCGCCTTCCTATTGAATATACCAGGTCATATAACAATGAGATCAATTACAAGAACAAACTTGTTTTGGCTCCTATGGTCAGGACCGGAAGTT TGCCCATG CGCCTTCTATCTTTGTATTACGGAGCTGGTTTGGTATGGTCACCCGAGGTAGTGGATAAAGCTATCATTGGGGCCGAACGAAGTGTAGATC CCGTAACTGGTGTTATCACTTACCATAAAGGCCAAGGCCCCATTTTCTCTACGCATCCGGCGGAAAAGCCTTTTC TCATTTTTCAGATTGGTTCTTCTAACCCTGAGCTTGCAGTAAAAGCCGCGCAGACTGTGCAGCAGGATGTTGCTGGAAT CGATTTGAACTGTGGGTGCCCCAAACCTTTTTC AACGCATGCGGGAATGGGGGCGGCTCTTTTATCTACGCCAGaacttcttcttgataTACTGCGGGCCCTTCTCGACAGTATCCCTCTTCCAATCTCATGTAAAATTCGGCTTCTTCCCACACAGCCCTCGACTCTTTATCTTGCATCTCGCATCATTCGTACAGGGATCCGTAATTTAACCGTCCATTGTAGAACCCGTCAAATGCGGCCAGGGGAGCGCGCTCTTTGGGAGCGACTCGGCAGCATCGTCGATCtgggaaaaagaagaggtaTATCTGTGATTTGTAACGGCGATGGGGAAGGTTGGTCTAATTGGGAGAGGATCAAAAATGAAACTG GTGCGGACTCGGTGATGCTCGCGAGGTCCGCTGAACGAAACCCTTCTGTATTCCTTCCTTCAGGTCCCTTGAACACAGTTACCGACGTTATTCCCAAACTGCTTGCTCTTAGTGATTACCTTAAGAACCCTTGGGGAAACACCAAATTTCTCCTCATGCAATTCAAGCCATCACCGCCTCCTTTATCCAATATGTCAAAGGCTGAGAGGAAGCGAATTGCAGATATCCTTTCCCAGAGCAAGAGCACTCAAGAGGCTGCTGTCGGACTTGATATATCTTTAGCCAGTGGAGATCAATTGTTCAAAGAAATACGAAGCAAGATTGATGTGGAGAGCAATCGCGACATTTGGCAGGCGAGATGTGAAGTGGAGCTAACTAATTCCGGCGATATAGAAGGGAAGGATACAGTAGAGGAGGAGGCAATCGTAGATGGTTTTGAAGTCGGCGTTGGTCCTGCACAACAACAAAAGACGACAATGTGCCCGTAA
- a CDS encoding ATP-binding cassette (ABC) transporter, putative (Similar to TIGR gene model, INSD accession AAW43689.1) produces MSHILPIASTALIPFITLTSFTIYLTTHPSSPIKHIIRQQRIALPVHNGEALDGTLDDKDPFDIDDPIVCEDGTPVEPQRFWTSMWKRKLAVIGLMIPPLICNVLLLTFSLLAPSNDVEDRQRNIILPALLLPSQAVTLIVSFWHLSQNEVSSHWPTTIHSAIDIFTQFIILAFLALLPSSPLPSPPASPKVFGAALPDIYSSSPLALSKALLPVLYLPPLVAILSVRRGPPLYLPLDAIYPSKIISSVPPDAQSLDPQKANVSPEVQATIPEWLLFSYATNVIHEGYVSESLDVWDLPILPRTLRALYQFKRMKRAYGKTKGRRGRMEGFNLLLTVARVNSGLLWAQTLLAAATAFGYYLPHYLLKLFINFLENDPGRTEPAWGWFLCFGLFTSNALIFIASGVTWSICTTYLQGKIRLQLNTMLFKKTLLKKDIAANSGDAGQVGGVQEEAAKRKKRKEETGDSNTEDEEAVTSKTQIMTLFTVDVDRVTEFVFHRTQSCCHAWRIPLADDFIIVFAVIDAPLEIVVASFFVFKLLGISAMYGLLTAILSLPLNHFASKIVVRAQENLMKTRDQRTALMNEILQGIRMLKFMAWERSFERRVQSIRKNELSWQARNYQIEVAFNCIWALTPVVVTVVSFLHYTLVRGQQLTPSVAFTSVAVFAELRPETFIQALQGFVSCRRIEKYLCLDEVAAIEENDGESDIVLSSATFAWPRDETAFTNELTINAVSNAATPKTAFTLADLNLRFPKGKLSLICGRLGSGKSLLLAGLLGEADLLTGHVVCPRSAPDAMSKRSAKLPEDIWIIPNMVAYVPQQAWLQNASIKENIVFSSPWDAERYQQVIEACSLLNDLDILEDGDETEVGEKGLNLSGGQKARVSLARAVYSRAGVLLLDDVLSAVDAHTAHAIMTNCLQGPIVEGRTVLIVSHHTALVSPAAAYIVALENGDVKFSGTGKEFVASNLSDELDEEDAQARPTDSEQKEEKTIEENSVKPANKSVLNLSSACAESTAPDSETSSLAPEDDEVVNGTLGDKQKTPRKLIEDEKRARGRITWAVWKTYFNILDWVKFISFRDRPYHPLLCYGLFCAMLKSVLFSTLRFHDTTSRGRLLNRFGKDIEGLDSSTADNFVRSVAYGLNVVVTFISITYVGGLPFAIAGCVILVVYYQAGSIYGQTSRDMRRLDSVTRSPLYSLFGETVSGVAVLRAFGAISIGNMALQNMMKLADTNLLAFAWSWTVNRWLSADHGLARFNLLSAVLVGLTAVAVLIAPNVNAAMAGFALAFAGTVCHDLLFVVRRFVQLEQSMVAIERLKEFTELQQEAPEYVEPRPAASWPEHGFIKVENLVIKYAPDLPSVLHNISFEVSPRQKIGIVGATGCGKSTLALSFFRFVEAAEGRIVIDGLDISKIGLTDLRSRMTIIPQDPTILSGTLRSTLDVFDEYDDVDIYAALRRVHLIKEENPMTSLGEQNDVENRNKNVFEDLSNPVSEGGDNFSSGEKQLICMARAILKRNKILFMDEATASIDFSKTIREEFSDSTILTIAHRIHTIIDFDKVLVMDRGNIAEFASPADLLRDHKSRFYSLCKATGRTEFKNLKEMASEAERKRTSV; encoded by the exons ATGTCCCATATCCTTCCGATCGCCTCGACCGCCCTCATCCCTTTTATTACCCTCACGTCCTTCACCATCTATCTCACCACCCACCCCTCCTCCCCCATCAAACATATTATCCGTCAGCAACGCATTGCTTTACCAGTCCATAACGGGGAAGCTTTGGACGGCACTTTAGATGACAAGGATCCGTTTGATATTGATGACCCTATCGTCTGCGAAGACGGAACTCCTGTAGAACCGCAGCGATTTTGGACTTCAATGTGGAAGCGGAAGCTTGCTGTCATTGGATTGATGATCCCTCCTCTCATATGTAAcgtccttcttctcacTTTCAGTCTACTAGCTCCGTCGAATGATGTTGAGGATCGACAACGAAATATCATTCTTCCGGCACTGCTTCTTCCCTCACAAGCTGTTACGTTGATTGTCTCTTTCTGGCATTTATCACAAAATGAAGTTTCATCACACTGGCCAACAACAATACATAGCGCCATTGACATCTTCACTCAATTTATCATCCTCGCTTTCTTGGCTCTTTTGCCATCCAGTCCTTTGCCATCGCCGCCTGCATCACCTAAAGTGTTCGGAGCAGCACTTCCCGACATATACAGTAGTTCTCCGCTGGCTCTCTCGAAAGCTCTTCTACCCGTCTTATACTTGCCTCCTTTGGTAGCGATTCTTTCGGTACGACGAGGGCCTCCCCTTTATCTGCCTCTTGATGCCATCTATCCCTCCAAGATAATTAGTTCCGTCCCTCCTGACGCTCAATCCCTCGATCCTCAAAAAGCCAATGTTAGTCCGGAAGTGCAAGCAACCATTCCTGAGTGGCTTTTGTTTTCTTATGCGACCAATGTAATTCACGAAGGATATGTTTCAGAAAGTTTGGATGTATGGGACTTGCCTATTTTACCGAGAACGCTCC GGGCTTTATATCAATTTAAAAGAATGAAGCGAGCGTACGGGAAAACCAAGGGACGTCGTGGACGAATGGAGGGTTTCAATCTTCTGCTCACTGTCGCCAGGGTTAACTCTGGACTTCTTTGGGCTC AAACGTTGCTCGCAGCGGCCACCGCCTTTGGGTATTATCTTCCTCACTATCTTCTGAAACTATTCATCAACTTCCTGGAAAATGACCCCGGGCGAACGGAGCCGGCTTGGGGCTGGTTCCTATGCTTTGGCCTTTTCACCTCCAATGCCCTCATTTTTATAGCTTCTGGAGTCACATGGTCCATCTGCACAACTTATCTACAGGGCAAAATCCGGCTTCAACTCAATACTATGTTGTTCAAAAAAACTTTATTGAAAAAAGACATTGCTGCGAACAGTGGTGATGCAGGGCAAGTAGGTGGAGtgcaagaagaagctgcgaagagaaagaagagaaaagaggaaacTGGAGATAGCAATacagaggatgaagaggctGTCACCTCGAAAACGCAGATTATG ACTCTGTTCACCGTCGACGTTGACAGAGTCACTGAATTCGTCTTTCATCGTACGCAGTCCTGTTGTCATGCTTGGCGAATTCCACTTGCTGATGATTTTATCATAGTCTTCGCTGTTATTGATGCGCCTCTCGAAATTGTCGT CGCGAGTTTTTTTGTCTTCAAATTGTTGGGTATTTCGGCCATGTATGGTTTGCTTACAGCCATTC tttctcttcctctgaACCACTTCGCGTCCAAGATCGTTGTTCGAGCCCAGGAAAACCTCATGAAGACACGAGACCAGAGAACTGCCCTGATGAATGAAATTCTTCAAGGTATCAGGATGCTAAA GTTCATGGCCTGGGAACGATCTTTTGAAAGGCGTGTTCAGTCAATCAGAAAAAACGAACTTTCTTGGCAAGCAAGGAATTACCAAATTGAGGTAGCGTTCAACTGTATTTGGGCTTTGACGCCTGTGGTGGTTACTGTTGTTTCGTTCTTG CACTACACTCTTGTGAGGGGCCAGCAGCTTACACCATCCGTTGCTTTTACTTCAGTAGCTGTCTTTGCTGAATTGCG CCCGGAAACTTTTATACAAGCTCTACAAGGTTTCGTTTCTTGCAGACGCATTGAAAAGTATCTATGTCTTGACGAGGTCGCTGCCATTGAAGAGAACGATGGTGAAAGCGATATTGTGCTTTCTTCCGCAACCTTCGCTTGGCCTCGGGACGAAACCGCCTTCACGAATGAACTCACAATCAACGCAGTTTCTAATGCGGCTACCCCGAAGACTGCATTCACTCTTGCAGATCTTAATCTCCGATTTCCTAAAGGCAAGCTTTCATTGATCTGTGGAAGGCTAG GGTCTGGGAAATCCCTTCTTTTGGCAGGTCTTCTTGGCGAGGCCGACCTCCTTACTGGACACGTCGTTTGCCCTCGTTCCGCACCCGATGCGATGAGTAAGAGATCGGCAAAATTACCAGAAGACATCTGGATTATACCGAACATGGTCGCCTATGTGCCTCAGCAAGCCTGGCTTCAAAATGCATCGATCAAGGAAAATATCGTATTCTCATCACCTTGGGATGCAGAGAGATACCAGCAGGTCATAGAAGCATGCTCTCTGCTGAATGACTTGGATATTCTTGAAGATGGAGACGAGAC TGAAGTAGGGGAGAAAGGCCTCAACCTCAGTGGTGGCCAAAAAGCACGAG TATCACTCGCCCGAGCTGTCTATAGTCGAGCAGGTGTACTTCTCCTTGACGATG TACTTAGCGCTGTCGATGCTCATACCGCTCACGCAATTATGACCAACTGTTTACAAGGCCCTATAGTAGAGGGTCGGACGGTACTTATTGTGTCTCATCACACAGCTCTTGTTTCCCCGGCCGCCGCCTATATAGTGGCCTTGGAGAAT GGTGACGTCAAATTTTCTGGTACTGGGAAAGAGTTTGTGGCCTCAAATTTGAGTGATGAActggatgaagaggatgcCCAAGCAAGACCCACCGATTCTGAAcaaaaggaggagaagacCATTGAAGAAAACTCTGTCAAACCCGCGAATAAAAGTGTCCTTAATCTCAGCAGTGCATGCGCTGAGAGTACAGCACCAGACTCTGAAACTAGCTCTCTTGCTCCTGAAGATGACGAAGTCGTCAACGGGACGTTAGGAGACAAGCAAAAAACTCCCCGGAAGCTcattgaagatgaaaaaCGCGCACGAGGCAGGATAACGTGGGCAGTATGGAAAACGTACTTCAAT ATATTGGACTGGGTCAAGTTTATCTCCTTCAGAGACCGGCCATACCACCCGTTATTATGTTATGGGCTATTCTGTG CCATGTTAAAATCAGTATTGTTCTCAACTCTGCGTTTCCATGACACGACAAGCCGAGGACGACTACTTAATCGTTTTGGCAAAGATATTGAAGGCTTGGATTCCAGTACGGCAGACAATT TTGTGCGCAGTGTGGCATATGGCCTCAATGTCGTAGTCACATTCATTTCCATCACTTACGTGGGCGGTCTCCCCTTTGCCATTGCTGGATG TGTTATATTGGTTGTTTACTATCAAGCTGGGTCGATTTATGGCCAAACTTCAAGAGATATGCGGCGCCTGGATTCAGTGACCCGATCACCTTTGTACTCGCTATTTGGAGAGACTGTCTCTGGTGTTGCTGTTCTTCGAGCATTTGGTGCAA TATCCATAGGTAATATGGCTTTGCAAAATATGATGAAACTTGCGGACACGAATCTTCTTGCTTTTGCTTGGTCTTG GACTGTTAACCGCTGGTTGTCGG CTGACCACGGACTAGCACGTTTCAATCTTCTAAGCGCGGTCTTGGTTGGTCTGACTGCAGTTGCTGTCCTTATTGCACCCAATGTTAATGCCGCCATGGCTGGCTTTGCTTTGGCGTTTGCGGGGACTGTGTGTCATGATTTGCTCTTTGTTGTTAGGCGCTTTGTGCAGCTGGAACAAAGTATGGTAGCGATTGAGCGCTTGAAAGA GTTTACTGAACTTCAACAAGAGGCGCCAGAGTATGTAGAGCCTAGGCCTGCGGCTTCCTGGCCTGAACATGGATTCATCAAAGTCGAAAATCTCGTCATTAAGTACGCT CCCGACCTTCCAAGCGTCCTACATAATATTTCTTTTGAAGTATCTCCCCGACAAAAGATTGGCATTGTTGGTGCTACCGGTTGCGGGAAGTCCACGTTGGCTCTGAGCTTCTTCCGTTTTGTTGAAGCGGCGGAAGGTCGCATTGTGATTGATGGGCTAGATATATCAAAAATTGGATTGACTGATCTGCGAAGTCGAATGACCATTATACCTCAAGACCCAACAATCTTGTCGGGGACATTGCGCTCAACTCTCGATGTCTTTGACGAATATGATGATGTAGATATATATGCCGCACTCAGAAGAGTGCATTTGatcaaggaagaaaacCCAATGACTTCCTTGGGCGAGCAAAACGACGTGGAAAACAGGAATAAAAATGTATTTGAGGACCTCTCGAATCCAGTCAG CGAAGGAGGGGACAACTTCTCAAGCGGTGAAAAACAGCTCATTTG TATGGCTCGCGCAATACTTAAAAGAAACAAAATATTATTTATGGATGAGGCGACTGCATCGATCGATT TCTCTAAGACAATTAGGGAAGAATTTTCAGATTCCACCATCCTGACGATCGCTCATCGCATTCATACCATT ATCGATTTTGACAAAGTGTTAG TCATGGATCGAGGTAACATTGCCGAATTCGCCAGCCCAGCAGATCTTTTGCGGGACCACAAGTCCAGGTTTTATAGC CTGTGCAAAGCTACTGGTCGAACAGAATTCAAGAACCTCAAAGAGATGGCTTCGGAGGCGGAGCGTAAGCGGACATCTGTTTGA
- a CDS encoding RAN small monomeric GTPase, putative (Similar to TIGR gene model, INSD accession AAW43693.1), with protein sequence MENTATFKMVLCGDGGTTTFVKRHLTGEFEKKYIATLGVEVHPLTFHTNFGTICFNVWDTAGQEKFGGLRDGYYIQGQCGIIMFDVTSRITYKNVPNWHRDLERVCENIPIVLCGNKVDVKERKVKTGNVTFHRKKNLQYFEISAKSNYNFEKPFLWLARKLVGNQSLEFVAAPALAPPEVQVDQALIAKYEEELKAAANAPLPDEDDADL encoded by the exons ATGGAGAACACTGCTACCTTCAAAATGGTCCTGTGCGGTGACGGCGGTACT ACCACCTTCGTCAAGCGTCATTTGACCG GCGAGTTCGAAAAGAAGTACATTG CTACCCTTGGTGTTGAAGTCCACCCTCTTACTTTCCACACCAACTTCGGCACTATTTGCTTCAATGTTTGGGACACTGCGGGTCAAGAAAAGTTCGGAGGTCTTCGTGATGGTTATTACATCCAAGGGCAATGCGGTATCATTATGTTTGACGTCACTTCTCGTATCACTTACAAAAATGTTCCCAACTGGCACCGCGACCTTGAACGAGTGTGTGAAAACATTCCTATCGTCCTCTGTGGCAACAAGGTCGATGTAAAG GAGAGGAAAGTCAAGACTGGCAACGTGACTTTCCACCGCAAGA AGAACCTTCAGTACTTCGAGATCTCTGCAAAGTCTAAT TACAACTTTGAGAAACCTTTCCTTTGGCTTGCCAGGAAGCTTGTTGG CAACCAATCTCTTGAGTTTGTGGCTGCTCCTGCTCTTGCACCCCCTGAGGTTCAGGTTGACCAGGCCCTTATTGCCAAATATGAGGAGGAGCTCAAGGCTGCTGCCAATGCCCCTTTGCCCGATGAG GATGACGCCGATCTTTAG
- a CDS encoding Epressed protein (Similar to TIGR gene model, INSD accession AAW43691.1), whose product MPAQYDDPYNDPYSGQQRQYTSDANFADPRAHYGQSYAYHDANPYEEELQYPSYPTDPSSGDYLNDANMEKTPENVRYESTERAQPGRAGLRRPATSFAGLGPPPRSTGILRVWRKDERGKQWSRGGGIRTSLRFCCCCVTVAILMIVSIILAILLYVRPPSVALNSVTVGSDPVSLTSDGLTVSFDLSISVSNPNWFDANFKEITATARYPGNNTNTFGGGTLYNLDFKGYTESTFNFPFTLNYTLAKDPNKVILNDLIKKCGISGSAQDITIDYDLNMKLKILGITIDPTVSNSASFECPITASDIEVSI is encoded by the exons ATGCCCGCCCAATACGACGACCCTTACAATGATCCTTATTCCGGTCAACAACGACAGTACACTTCTGACGCCAACTTCGCCGATCCTCGCGCCCATTATGGCCAGTCATACGCCTATCACGATGCTAATCCATACGAAGAGGAGCTACAATACCCCTCATACCCTACAGACCCTTCATCCGGAGATTATTTAAATGACGCTAACATGGAAAAGACCCCAGAAAATGTTCGATATGAAAGCACTGAGAGAGCTCAACCCGGCCGCGCTGGATTGCGTAGACCAGCAACTTCGTTTGCTGGGCTCGGACCCCCGCCCAGAAGCACCGGCATTCTTCGAGTCTG GAGAAAAGATGAAAGAGGGAAACAGTGGTCGAGA GGAGGGGGGATTAGAACATCGTTGCGGttctgctgctgctgcgTAACAGTCGCAATCTTAATGATTGTCAGCATTATTTTGGCCATTTTACTC TATGTGCGACCGCCTAGCGTGGCTCTTAACAGTGTTACTGTGGGGTCAGATCCTGTATCTTTGACTTCTGATGGTCTGACTGTCAGCTTCGATCTGAGTATCAG TGTTTCCAACCCAAATTGGTTCGATGCCAACTTCAAAGAGATCACTGCTACAGCTCGCTATCCAGGCAACAACACGAACACCTTTGGTGGCGGCACGTTGTACAACCTTGATTTCAAGGGCTACACAGAATCGACCTTCAATTTCCCCTTTACGCTCAA TTACACGCTCGCTAAAGACCCTAACAAAGTCATCTTGAACGATCTCATCA AAAAATGTGGCATTTCCGGTTCCGCACAGGATATCACTATTGATTATGACTTAAATATGAAGCTCAAG ATCCTGGGTATTACTATCGATCCTACCGTCAGTAATAGTGCTAGCTTTGAGTGCCCCATCACTGCTAGCGATATAGAGGTGAGTATTTGA